One window from the genome of Thermus sediminis encodes:
- a CDS encoding LptF/LptG family permease, whose translation MKTLDRYLLREALLLFLGGLAVIVLLFLAGAVYEVLAPLVAKGADPYTLLRYLLYRTPEALARGAPVAYLFALLFLLSRMAEDSELKALLALGVRRERVLLPFLLLGGGIALGGFLLGESLVPRSLAAGQDLLRRQVLEQPRALLSPGATFQDARGRVVHVGEVAGDRIGRLRVLSREEVLLAERGRFQGGVLQVEEGLRVTYEGDRPRTLTRFQRGEIVLQELTFEPWQNPANRMTLGELRREVERLRALGVRAGLEATTYHRRFAEPASTLAFALFAAGLAFYLLGGSRSLGLVGVAVLTFFYYATWSVGRIMGEQNALDPFLAAWGPNLLYGLLGLLLFLGGRR comes from the coding sequence GCGAAGCCCTCCTCCTCTTCCTCGGGGGGCTTGCCGTCATCGTCCTCCTCTTCCTGGCAGGGGCGGTCTACGAGGTCCTGGCCCCCCTGGTGGCCAAAGGGGCTGACCCCTACACCCTCCTCCGCTACCTCCTCTACCGCACCCCCGAGGCCTTGGCCCGGGGGGCCCCCGTGGCCTACCTCTTCGCCCTCCTGTTCCTCCTCTCCCGCATGGCGGAGGACTCGGAGCTGAAGGCCCTCCTGGCCCTGGGGGTGCGGCGGGAGCGGGTCCTCCTTCCCTTCTTGCTCCTCGGGGGGGGCATCGCCCTAGGGGGCTTCCTCCTGGGGGAGAGCCTGGTACCGAGGTCCCTGGCTGCCGGGCAGGACCTCCTGAGGCGGCAGGTGCTAGAACAGCCCCGGGCCCTCCTCTCCCCGGGGGCCACCTTCCAGGACGCTAGGGGGCGGGTGGTCCACGTGGGGGAGGTGGCAGGGGACAGGATTGGCAGGCTCAGGGTCCTCTCCCGGGAGGAGGTGCTCCTGGCGGAGAGGGGAAGGTTCCAAGGAGGGGTGCTCCAGGTGGAGGAGGGCCTGAGGGTCACCTACGAGGGGGACCGCCCCCGGACCCTCACCCGCTTCCAGAGGGGGGAGATCGTCCTCCAGGAACTCACCTTTGAGCCTTGGCAGAACCCGGCCAACCGCATGACCCTGGGGGAGCTGAGGCGGGAGGTGGAAAGGCTCAGGGCCCTGGGGGTGAGGGCGGGCCTCGAGGCCACCACCTACCACCGCCGCTTCGCCGAGCCCGCCTCCACCCTGGCCTTCGCCCTCTTCGCCGCGGGCCTGGCCTTCTACCTCCTCGGGGGGAGCCGGAGCCTGGGCCTCGTGGGGGTGGCCGTCCTCACCTTCTTCTACTACGCCACCTGGAGCGTGGGGCGGATCATGGGCGAGCAGAACGCCCTGGATCCCTTCCTCGCCGCCTGGGGGCCCAACCTCCTCTACGGGCTTTTGGGCCTCCTCCTCTTTCTGGGAGGGCGGCGGTGA
- a CDS encoding LPS-assembly protein LptD, with the protein MRWGLLLFLFLLPYALGQTLRVLEAERLEIREEGGEEVYVLVGSPVRLEREGEALEAERVVYFRERRLLLLSGKVRYKDKEGRLIEAEELQVDLKDESFDAMEVRLEAEGLLLTGPLCQRAAGAILLQEGYATPCAPCGQEVPDYAFRAREIVLYPGDRVVARGVVLLVQERPILELPILLLFLSERRPRLEVGQDALGFYLKAALPYVAEFGLGYTLLHYYQGRGYGFGFDHFGVGEAKERYFFLHTPPDTFQYRGEYSLRRQEFSLSALLERDDTRERLSRFRLEALLPGIPRPSDWRFALRAEGFLDHDPSTPPPRTLQRLPEVEAQSPTLREGPFTLQGGLVLGRYLAETNPLNRSARALGPYGEAWRALVSHAETLALTPWPGASLQAENRFRGFYYTTQNPGGEYERQVDWTTTATFRQALGDLSLELAYRRSVQEGETPFRFDALPSRRTHQALLGLGYGQRPLFLGLRGGRDLEAGRYLPLEGEARLQEGAYAVRVAHQQGLEGEGPLETRAEAALTPFPFSLRAGLRYDHVRALFDPLLLQAAYALPGGSLNLTHRHGLNGEGPLDTGLTFSLREGVNAYTFQARRDWTRDTLGLLGQAILGPTSLALQVGLDPQALAYQAGLRFGLPPGPLWDLALSGRYQEGFRGTNLRLALTQALPEVGFRLAANLHLPEVGDPEVYLRDATFSGGAELWRPTPPDENGENAIPGLSFSGSLTYARRPDRPEGYSLSLRNFGPTLTFLGRENTKLHLSALLTQNLPGEPLKPRFLLVLDRCCWAMRVTVDARGGGFGLAFLYGGQAAGVLLSEEGVRLGGLP; encoded by the coding sequence GTGAGGTGGGGCCTCCTCCTCTTCCTCTTCCTCCTCCCCTACGCCCTGGGCCAGACCCTAAGGGTCCTGGAGGCGGAAAGGCTGGAGATCCGGGAGGAGGGTGGGGAGGAGGTCTATGTGCTCGTGGGAAGCCCCGTGCGCCTGGAGCGGGAGGGGGAGGCCCTAGAGGCGGAACGGGTGGTCTACTTCCGGGAAAGGAGGCTCCTCCTCCTCTCGGGGAAGGTACGCTACAAGGATAAGGAGGGCCGCCTCATCGAGGCGGAGGAGCTCCAGGTGGACCTAAAGGACGAGAGCTTCGACGCCATGGAGGTGCGCCTCGAGGCCGAGGGGCTCCTCCTCACCGGGCCCCTCTGCCAAAGGGCGGCGGGGGCCATCCTCCTCCAGGAGGGGTACGCCACCCCCTGCGCCCCTTGCGGCCAGGAGGTGCCGGACTACGCCTTCCGCGCCCGGGAGATCGTCCTCTACCCCGGGGACCGGGTGGTGGCCCGGGGCGTGGTCCTCCTGGTCCAGGAAAGGCCCATCCTGGAGCTCCCCATCCTCCTCCTCTTCCTCTCCGAGAGGCGGCCTAGGCTGGAAGTGGGCCAGGACGCTTTGGGCTTCTACCTGAAGGCGGCCCTTCCATACGTAGCCGAGTTCGGCCTGGGCTACACCCTCCTCCACTACTACCAGGGGAGGGGCTACGGCTTTGGCTTCGACCACTTCGGGGTAGGGGAGGCCAAGGAACGCTACTTCTTCCTCCACACCCCCCCGGACACCTTCCAGTACCGGGGGGAGTACAGCTTGAGGAGGCAGGAGTTCTCCCTAAGCGCCCTCCTGGAGCGGGACGATACCCGGGAGAGGCTCTCCCGCTTCCGCCTAGAGGCCCTCCTCCCCGGCATCCCCAGGCCCTCCGACTGGCGCTTCGCCCTGAGGGCCGAGGGCTTCCTGGACCACGACCCCAGCACCCCCCCGCCCCGCACCCTCCAGCGCCTCCCCGAGGTGGAGGCCCAAAGCCCCACCCTCCGGGAGGGCCCCTTCACCCTCCAGGGGGGGCTGGTCCTGGGGCGGTACCTGGCGGAGACCAACCCCCTAAACCGCTCCGCCCGCGCCCTGGGGCCCTACGGGGAGGCCTGGAGGGCCCTCGTCAGCCACGCTGAAACCCTCGCCCTCACCCCCTGGCCCGGGGCCAGCTTGCAGGCGGAAAACCGCTTCCGGGGCTTCTACTACACCACGCAAAACCCGGGCGGGGAGTACGAGCGGCAGGTGGACTGGACCACCACCGCCACCTTCCGGCAGGCCCTCGGGGATCTTAGCCTGGAGCTGGCCTACAGGAGGAGCGTCCAGGAGGGGGAAACCCCCTTCCGCTTTGACGCCTTACCGAGCCGGCGGACCCACCAGGCCCTCCTCGGCCTGGGCTACGGGCAAAGGCCCCTCTTCCTGGGCCTGAGGGGCGGGCGGGACCTGGAGGCGGGGAGGTACCTCCCCTTGGAAGGGGAGGCCCGGCTGCAGGAGGGGGCTTACGCCGTGCGGGTCGCCCACCAGCAGGGCCTCGAGGGGGAGGGCCCCCTGGAGACCCGGGCCGAGGCCGCCCTCACCCCCTTCCCCTTCTCCTTAAGGGCGGGCCTCCGCTACGACCACGTGAGGGCCCTCTTTGACCCCCTCCTCCTCCAGGCGGCCTACGCCCTGCCCGGGGGGAGCCTGAACCTCACCCACCGCCACGGCCTGAACGGGGAAGGCCCCCTGGACACGGGCCTCACCTTCTCCCTCCGGGAAGGGGTCAACGCCTACACCTTCCAGGCCCGAAGGGACTGGACGCGGGACACCCTAGGCCTCCTGGGCCAGGCCATCCTGGGCCCCACCAGCCTGGCCCTCCAGGTGGGCCTTGACCCCCAGGCCCTGGCCTACCAGGCGGGGCTCCGCTTTGGCCTCCCCCCAGGGCCCCTGTGGGACCTCGCCCTCTCGGGCCGCTACCAGGAGGGCTTCCGTGGGACCAACCTCCGCCTCGCCCTCACCCAGGCCCTCCCCGAGGTGGGCTTCCGCCTCGCGGCCAACCTCCACCTGCCCGAGGTGGGGGACCCCGAGGTCTACCTCAGGGACGCCACCTTTAGCGGGGGAGCGGAGCTTTGGCGGCCCACCCCCCCGGACGAGAACGGGGAGAACGCCATCCCGGGGCTTTCCTTCTCGGGGAGCCTCACCTATGCCCGCCGCCCCGACCGGCCCGAGGGGTATAGCCTCTCTTTGCGCAACTTCGGCCCCACCCTCACCTTCCTGGGGCGGGAGAACACCAAGCTCCACCTCTCCGCCCTCCTCACCCAGAACCTGCCCGGGGAGCCCCTGAAGCCCCGCTTCCTCCTGGTCCTGGACCGCTGCTGCTGGGCCATGCGGGTCACGGTGGACGCCAGGGGGGGAGGCTTTGGCCTGGCCTTCCTCTACGGGGGCCAGGCGGCAGGGGTCCTCCTCTCCGAGGAGGGCGTGAGGCTGGGAGGTCTGCCGTGA
- a CDS encoding SDR family NAD(P)-dependent oxidoreductase, which yields MLEGKAFLITGAGGALSRALIPAFHRAGARLFLSDPRPEPMAERAEAVGAKTFVADLTKLEEAQALARFVEQEAPLYGVVHTVGGFAAGRFLDSDPGLYDWMLDLNLRTTYNLLRAVLPYMEGRGEGFFAAFAAGPAWTGVGPGRALYTLAKAALASLLRSLQEEVEGVRFLLVYPMGTLDTEANRKAMPEADPSRWIAPELVAELVVQAAGARGGRLLELPIYPPT from the coding sequence ATGCTGGAAGGAAAGGCTTTTCTCATCACCGGGGCTGGGGGAGCCCTCTCCCGGGCCCTGATCCCCGCCTTCCACCGGGCGGGGGCCAGGCTCTTCCTCTCCGACCCCCGCCCAGAGCCCATGGCGGAGCGGGCCGAGGCCGTAGGGGCCAAGACCTTTGTGGCGGACCTCACCAAGTTGGAGGAGGCCCAGGCCCTGGCGCGCTTCGTGGAGCAGGAGGCCCCGCTTTACGGCGTGGTCCACACCGTGGGGGGCTTCGCCGCCGGGCGCTTCCTGGACTCGGACCCAGGGCTTTACGACTGGATGCTGGACCTGAACCTGCGCACCACCTACAACCTCCTGAGGGCGGTCCTCCCCTACATGGAGGGGCGGGGTGAGGGCTTCTTCGCCGCCTTCGCCGCGGGCCCCGCCTGGACGGGCGTTGGCCCGGGACGGGCCCTCTACACCCTGGCCAAGGCTGCCCTGGCGAGCCTCCTCCGATCCTTACAGGAGGAGGTGGAGGGGGTGCGCTTCCTCCTGGTCTACCCCATGGGCACCCTGGACACCGAGGCCAACCGCAAGGCCATGCCCGAGGCCGACCCCAGCCGCTGGATCGCCCCTGAGTTGGTGGCCGAGCTGGTGGTCCAGGCAGCGGGGGCTAGGGGCGGGCGCCTTTTGGAGCTTCCCATCTACCCCCCCACCTAG
- a CDS encoding VanZ family protein produces the protein MAILWLLSAQPAPGAGLPHPWDKRAHLLAYALLGLLLGRGLGRFRPAFLLALLYGLVDEAHQGFFPGREVSFWDLLADAFGAYLGARWGGRWEAPKGARP, from the coding sequence ATGGCGATTCTTTGGCTCCTCTCCGCCCAGCCCGCCCCCGGAGCCGGCCTGCCCCACCCCTGGGACAAGAGGGCCCACCTCCTGGCCTACGCCCTCTTGGGCCTTCTCCTCGGGCGGGGGCTCGGGCGCTTCCGCCCCGCCTTCCTCCTCGCCCTCCTCTATGGCCTGGTGGACGAGGCGCACCAGGGCTTCTTCCCGGGGCGGGAGGTGTCCTTTTGGGACCTCCTCGCCGATGCCTTCGGGGCCTACCTGGGGGCTAGGTGGGGGGGTAGATGGGAAGCTCCAAAAGGCGCCCGCCCCTAG
- the mce gene encoding methylmalonyl-CoA epimerase — translation MRLHHVGIAVEDLEAAKARYRLLGFQVEAEGEVAAQGVRVALLKGEGEALLELLAPLGPDTPVGRFLEKRGPGLHHLAFATERLEEELARLRAEGARLIDEVPRPGFGGHRVAFLHPSFGLGVLWELVEA, via the coding sequence ATGCGGCTTCACCACGTGGGCATCGCCGTGGAGGACCTGGAGGCGGCCAAGGCCCGCTACCGTCTATTGGGCTTCCAGGTGGAGGCGGAGGGGGAGGTGGCGGCCCAGGGGGTGCGGGTGGCCCTGCTGAAGGGGGAGGGGGAGGCCCTTCTGGAGCTCCTCGCCCCCCTGGGCCCGGACACCCCCGTGGGCCGCTTTTTGGAGAAGCGGGGCCCCGGGCTTCATCACCTGGCCTTCGCCACGGAGCGCCTAGAGGAGGAGCTGGCCCGGCTCCGGGCGGAAGGGGCCAGGCTCATAGACGAGGTGCCCCGGCCCGGCTTCGGGGGGCACCGGGTGGCCTTCCTCCACCCCTCCTTTGGGCTTGGGGTCCTCTGGGAGCTGGTGGAGGCCTAG